A window of Cytobacillus sp. FSL H8-0458 genomic DNA:
CTTTTCCCATCTCCAGACAGAAAAAACATAAAACCCGAGACAAGCGACAATCATCCATACCGCAATCTTGTAAAATAGGAGCAAAAAAATCGCCTCGTCCATTCAAAATTTTAAATGCGGGTCAGAAAATTTTCAATATTTGCCTTATATATACATTATATCAGAGATTATGCCAGGAAATTGTCATTAAATTTGGGCAGGAAGGAAAATGTGCGGAAATACCCAGATATTATTCAGTCGTCATTAACCACATAGCTGCTGAATTATGTAAAATTTCGGGGATTTTCAATAGTATAGCGAACCTGTTCAATTTCAAGGTAATAAATAAGAACGGACACCCATTTATCAGTGAAGTAATTAAGGCTATATCTTCTTATAAAATCTAAAAAGATATAGCCTTAATGTATAAATTATGGAGTTGCTGCTAATGTAGCATTCTGAGAATAAATATCTAGATGAAATGCCAATCCGCCTGGATTTTCATTAATATTCATTGGAATCAGATAGTTTTTTGCCCTAAACACAACAATTATTTGATAAGTTCTTGGAGTAGCATTTGGATTAGTGTAACTAAAGGAATTAGAGTAATATCGAACATTTTGCCATCCGAAGGGTGGATCAATCTCTATGGGCTGAACCAAAGGTCCGTCAACAAGTGGAGCAGTTGTAAATGCAGGAGGAGAAGCATTTACAAGGTCATAGACAGGTGTATAAGAAAATGGTGGCGTATTCCCATCCACTTGAAATAATCTAATTTCCTCAACCTGGTGAGCATTATCCGCAAATGATGTTAAATATACAGAAAAGTCAGCCGCTGTTAGTCCATTTATACCGATCAATCTTGATCCAACCGCAAAAAATACTTCTTCATCTGGGAGAGCTTGAGGCTTATTCCAAATAAATTGAGGCTGGGCTGCCCCACTAAAAGAAGGATTGGGATTATTATCATTCAAAAAGTTATCCAATCTTGGCCAAAATGGATAGGGGTTTGTGACTTGGACCGCAATAGAAGATGCAACGTTATCCCTTAAATTATTTCTTGCTGAAGCTGCATCCACGGTACTTGTATACACTCCATCATTTCCTAAGCTTACAATTCGGTCTAATGGTGTAAAAGACACAATTATTCACTTCCTTTCATATTTTTCATATCGATATAATATATGGAAAATTATGAAAGGTGATTGGACAAGTATTACTAGCTGAGAGTTAGATTAATAGATTTTTATGGAAATTTTAATTAATCTGACATGATTAGCTTAAATTCAAGTACCTTCAGGCAAAACAATATTTCGAAAATTAGTTGAAAACACCATACCAAAATAACACTTGTACATAAGATAAACTATGCTGGTCAAAGCCTAGAACAATAAATGAATCAGTATTAATTAAAATTTGGAAAGGGGATTGTTTATGAAAGGAGTAATACTAGCTGCAGGGACAGGCTCTCGTCTTGCACCTGTTACTAACATTATCAGTAAGCACCTTCTTCCGGTAGGTCCTTATCCAATGATATATTGGTCTATCATTAAATTAAGGGATGCTGGGATAAAAGATATTTTGATAATCGTAAATAAAAAACATCTTGGCTCCTTTATTGAATTGTTAGGAGAGGGAGAGGAACTAAATGTAAATTTGAAATATAAACTGCAGCAGTATGAAGGAAAAGGTATTGCGGATGCTCTAATGGCAGCAAAAACATTTATAAGGAATGAAAAGTTTGTTGTTTTATTGGGAGATAATATTTTTGAAGATTCCTTAACTCCTTTTATTCAAAGTTTTCAGGGACAGGAGAAAGGTGCAAAAGTTCTCCTCAAAAAGGTAAAGGATCCAAGCCAATATGGTGTTCCAGTTCTCGATAAAAACTCGAAAAGAATTTTATCTATAATTGAGAAACCTGATAACCCCCCATCACCTTATTGTGTTACAGGCGTTTATTTCTATGATCAAGAGGTTTTTAATCTAATAAAAGACATTTCTCCCTCAAACAGAAATGAACTAGAAATTACGGATGTTAATAATCTATATATTCAGAAAAACCGACTCCAATATGACTTGTTAGATGGATGGTGGATAGACGCAGGAACACATGCATCTCTTTACCAAGCAAATCAAGAAATATACAAAAACATTAAAATGGAGAATGCGCAGTGAAAGGTCATTTACTAGTAACCGGTGGTGCAGGTTTTATTGGTGCAAATTTCATATCTCATTTATTAGACAACTCTAGATATAGTATTACCAATGTGGATGCACTTACTTATGCTGGGAGCATTGAAAATATAAAAGGGTTTGAAAACTATGATCGGTATCGGTTTATAAAATGCGATATTGGAAATGAGAATGAATTAAATAAGATATTTGATCAGAGTTATGAGGCCATAATTAATTTTGCAGCTGAATCTCATGTAGATAGAAGTATAGAAAATGCAAAGCCATTTATTCACACAAACATTAACGGAACGTTTAATCTTTTACAGGCAGTTTTACAAGGAAAAGCAAAAAAAATGATTCAAATTTCAACTGATGAAGTATATGGGTCTTTAGGACCAACCGACCATCCTTTTACCGAATCCACCCCTATATCTCCTAATAATCCTTATTCAGCAAGCAAAGCCGGTGCTGATTTACTCGTAAGGTCATTTTACAAAACTCATCAGCTTCCTCTAATGATTACAAGATGCGGGAACAATTATGGCCCAATGCAGCATACAGAAAAATTCATTCCAAAGATAATTAACAATGCGCTAACAAACAATTCTATACCATTATATGGTGATGGCTTAAATGTAAGGGATTGGATCTATGTTGAAGATCATTGCAGGGCGATTCAGATGGTGCTTGAAAAGGGAGATTATGGACAGGTTTACAATATTGGAGGAATCGAAGAAAAAACGAATCGTGAAGTAATACAAATTATCTTGGAAAAGCTGGGCAACGACCAAAGTTTAATAAAATATGTTCCAGATAGAATAGGACATGATCGAAGATATGCTATGGATTCAACTAAAATATCATCAGATTTAGGGTGGAAACCCATGATTTCGTTTGATGAAGGCATACAAAAAACTATTGACTGGTACAGATTGAAGGAGTTTGGGAAAGGGTGAAAATATTAATAACGGGTGCAAATGGACAACTAGGCAAACATCTATTAAGTACATTGGAGCATTCTCATACCGTAATCGGTCTAGGCAGAAATGAATTAGATATTCTTAACAAAGAAAAGGTAAACACTGTTATCAGCACGCTTAAGCCTGAAATAATTATTCATTCTGCAGCATTTACTGCGGTTGACCAATGTGAGTTAGATCCCAAGAAAGCTTTTGAAATAAATGGTTTAGGTACAGGATATGTTGCACAGGCCGCAAGCAATATAAACGCACGTATGTTTTATATAAGTTCAGATTACGTGTTTGATGGGAAGAAAAACTCTCCCTACAACGAAGATGATGAGCCTAATCCCATATCTGCTTACGGTATGAGCAAGTGGCTGGGAGAGAAATTAGTGCAAAAATTTAATAATGGAACTATAATTCGTACCTCTTGGCTCTATGGGCATGATGGCGGAAACTTCGTGAAGACAATGATAAAACTCGGACAGGAAAATAAGGAACTAAAGGTAGTGGATGATCAAATTGGCTCTCCAACTTACGTTAATGATCTTGCAGATGTAATCATCCGATTGTTCTATAAAGAGAGCAAAATCTATCATGTTAGTAATACAGATGCCTGCACCTGGTATGAATTTGCAAGAACGATCTTTGAAGAGAAGGGGTATAATCCGGAATTGATAATACCCACAACGACTTTGGAATATGGAGCACTTGCTCCAAGACCTTCCTATTCAATTTTAGGACATGAAGCAATATTAGAAGAAAACATTGATCTCCCACGCCCATGGAAAGAAGCACTAAAAGATTTCTTAAGGAAGGAGAGAGAGTTGTGATAGACGGAGTAAAGGTAAAAAAGCTGGTGAAATATTGTGATGATAGAGGTTTCTTTGCTGAATTAGTTCGAGATGATGAACCTGAACTTTTGTCAAAGTTTGGCCAGGCATCATGGTCAATGAGTTATCCAGGTGTCATCAAAGCGTTTCACTACCATGAAAAGCAAGATGACCTTTGGTTTTTTCCTTCTGGCAGCGCCCAGGTGGTACTTTATGATTTAAGGGATTATTCCCCGACTTATGGGGAAACAGAAGTTTATTACATGGGCGAAAACAACCCAATTTTGCTTCTTATTCCAAGCGGTGTAGCACACGGCTACCGTGTATTAGGAAATCAGCCCGCTACAATTATTTATTTTACAACAGAGTCATATAATGCAAATCTTCCTGATGAAAAAAGAATTAATTGGGATAGCCCAGAAATCAATTTTAATTGGAAAACAAAATTTAGGTAGGAAGTTTTTGATAACAAAAGAATGAAAGAGGTGACTTATATTTGTTCACAGGCTATTTAAAATTTGAAGGGAAAGAATTAGAGTTTAAGCAGGAATTATTTAATAACGTAAAAAATAATTTCACCTATGAATTCTGGATAAAACCCCAAAGAACCATAAAGTTATCTTTACAATCTAGCGGAGGGATTACTGGTACGGCTGGCCAAAGTTATATTATTGGTCCGGGCCATCCAGGTAAGGAGCGGGCAAATGAATCCGGAGCAGGGGTTTCAGTTGGCACTAATGGAGTATCAGTTTATGAACACAGTCATAATAATCTTCCCTCTTTACTCACTCATAACTCATTTATTAATAATTGGGTGCATATCGCTATCGTATTTGAAGACAAAACACCCAGTCTATATATCAATGGGAATTTTGTAAAAAAAGGGTTAAAGAGTACGAAAAAAAATATTTATGCTTCAGGAAGCATTGGTGGATTAAATCCTTACGGGTATTTTGTGGGACTTGCGAATTGTATTAGAGTTTGGAACTACTCCAGAACACAAAGTGAAATTAAATTAGATTATAGAAAAAAAATGATCGGGAACGAAAAAGGTCTTGTGCTGAATTTGAATTATAATCAACCTGCTGCTGCTAAAGCTGATGAGAATTTTAAGAAAAACCTGAAAAGCCTAACCAATAAAGCTAGATTACCCTACTCCCAAAAGTTCCATAAAAGGAAAGATACCATTGCCAATAATAATCTTCTTGAAGACTTTCCTTTAAGTGCAATTGACAAAACACTTAATGAAGCAAGATATCTAAGTCTATTCAGGAATGTCACAGTAGATGTTATTATACCGATCTACAATAGTTACGAGCTTACAAAAAAATGTATAGAGTCTGTTTTTGAAAATGCTGATCTTCCGTATAATTTAATTTTAATTAATGATGCAAGTACGGATAAAAGAATTTCAATGTTTCTTGAAAAAATAAAAATTTCATCTGCATACAAAAACTTAATTAATCTGGAGATAATTCATAATGAAAATAATCTGGGATATGTAAGAAGTGTGAATAAAGGATTATTAATAACGAAAAATCACCCAATTATATTAAATAGTGATACGGAAATTCCTCCTAACAGTTTTCGCCGTTTGATTTTTCCCATTTTAATTGATATGAAAATTTCCTCAGTTACTCCTTTTTCAAATAGTGCTACCATATGTTCCTTTCCAAACTTTAATGAAGATAACGACTTACCTTTTAATATGACTGCAAAAGAAGTTGATTATTATTTTTCTAAGTACTCAATTTCGAAAGGGATTGAAATTCCGACGGGTGTTGGTTTTTGTATGGCACTGAATAGAAACGTTATAAATATGATTGGAGTTTTTGATGATATCACCTTTGGTAAAGGCTATGCTGAAGAAAATGACTGGTGCATGCGGGCACGCAGATATGGATATAAAAATGTATTGGCACCAAATTTATTTGTCTATCATAAACATGGGGCAAGCTTCAATCTGATGCCTGGCAGTAAACAAAAGTTACTGGCTGAAAACTTAAAAAGGTTAAATAGGCGATATCCCAACTACCCAAAACTAATTAATGATTTTATTATTAACGACCCTATGAAAGATATCAGAGATTTTATTATAAGTATCATGTTTGCTGATAAATATAGTAAAAGAAAAGGCACCCTATTTATTAACCATAATTTAGGCGGCGGAACCTCTTTATATCAATCTAACTTAATAAAAAATATTGGTGACGATCAAAGAGTTTATACACTAGTAAAAGAATCTGATCATTTAATTTTAACCGACCATAATCATGTTAAGCCTATTATTTATAAACTTAGGATAAACAAATTGAATGGTCTTAATTTCAAAAAGTTATTAAATGCATTTAAGATAGACGTTATCTTTATAAACCATTTAATCGGATATCCGATAAGAAAAATGTTCAATTTGATAAAGAACTCTCTTGTAGACTATTACTTTTTTATTCATGATTTCTATGCTGCATGCCCAAGTTATAACCTAATAGACAATAAAAATACTTTTTGTAATACTCAAACTGACCCCAGTATATGCCAGGGGTGTGTAAAAAAATTATTTCCAAAGCAAAATATTAACATAGTGGAATGGCGAAATGAGCATCATGCATTTCTTAAAGGAGCAAAAAAAATATTTGTTCCCAGTAATAGCACAAAGGACATTATATTAAAATACTATAAAGATCTTGACATTGAGGTAAAAGATCATTCCATTGATCATAGCGTGAAATATACGTTTAAAGAGAGTTTTACAAAGACTCAAAACTTAAATATTGCTTTTGTGGGAGCTATTAACTTTGCAAAAGGTTCAAAAATTATCTATGAATTGAAGGATTTAATTATAAAACATAAATTGCCAATAAACATTAAGGTGATCGGTTTTACTGATTCTCATAATAAGGCATTTAGCAGTAATGGCGGAAGGTTTGAAATCACTGGAAAATATGATGTGGGACGTTTATCGGAAATTTTAGCACAAAAGCAAATATCTTTGGCCGTTATTTCATCTATTTGGCCGGAAACATATTCATATACCACAAGTGAATTAATGCTATCCGGTTACCCTATTATTACCTCTAAGATTGGTGCTCCTGCGGAAAGAGTTAAAAAGTATGACGGCGGCTGGGTTTTAGACAATATGACTAGCAGTGAATTATTAAGCTTGTTAAAAAGAATAGTAAATAACAGACAAGAAGTTGTCCAGAAAGCAAGTAATCTAAAAGAACTGCAACATCGAAAAAATTTATAAAGTATTAGAGAGTTCTTGTGAAAAAGTTAATTAAAGTAAAAGGAAGGAGTGGGATCTTCATTATGGCAAAAAAGTATCTATATCTTCCAATTGAAGCTAAAACACGGGAATTGGATGCTAAGCTCTTGCTAACTTACTATGCTATTAAGAGTAATTACAATGTAGTCCTTGGTGACCATACTCCCATTTTTCAACATTTACATCTCTTGCCTAAGGGAATTATATTTTCAAAAGGTCATCCAGATGGAGATGCAAGAAAAGGACATATGGCAAATGCCAGAAAAAAGGGCTATACACTTGTTGAATTAGATGAAGAAGGATTGATTTTTGGTCCAAAGTATACCCGGTTTGGAAATGATGATAAGTATTTGAGAATTCTTGAACATGTTTATTGCTGGGGCAGAGACTCGAAGGAAAACATTACTAAAATTTTCCCTTCACATCAAGAAAAATTTCATATTACCGGTCACCCTCGTTTTGATCTTTTAAAGGAAAAATATAGAGAATTATATAAAGATGAAGTGAAAATGATTAAACAAAAATATGGAGATTTTATTTTAGTCAACACCAGATTTACAAGATATAATCACTTCCAGAATGGATTCAACCATTCTGAAAAGTATATAAAAAGTCTATATGAACATTTTCAAAAATTAATTAAAGTCCTAAGTAAAAAATATCCACATTTAAATATTGTTGTACGTCCTCATATTCATGAAAGCTTAACACCTTATATCAATGAATTTAAACCTTATAAAAATGTGT
This region includes:
- a CDS encoding sugar phosphate nucleotidyltransferase, with the protein product MKGVILAAGTGSRLAPVTNIISKHLLPVGPYPMIYWSIIKLRDAGIKDILIIVNKKHLGSFIELLGEGEELNVNLKYKLQQYEGKGIADALMAAKTFIRNEKFVVLLGDNIFEDSLTPFIQSFQGQEKGAKVLLKKVKDPSQYGVPVLDKNSKRILSIIEKPDNPPSPYCVTGVYFYDQEVFNLIKDISPSNRNELEITDVNNLYIQKNRLQYDLLDGWWIDAGTHASLYQANQEIYKNIKMENAQ
- the rfbB gene encoding dTDP-glucose 4,6-dehydratase, with amino-acid sequence MKGHLLVTGGAGFIGANFISHLLDNSRYSITNVDALTYAGSIENIKGFENYDRYRFIKCDIGNENELNKIFDQSYEAIINFAAESHVDRSIENAKPFIHTNINGTFNLLQAVLQGKAKKMIQISTDEVYGSLGPTDHPFTESTPISPNNPYSASKAGADLLVRSFYKTHQLPLMITRCGNNYGPMQHTEKFIPKIINNALTNNSIPLYGDGLNVRDWIYVEDHCRAIQMVLEKGDYGQVYNIGGIEEKTNREVIQIILEKLGNDQSLIKYVPDRIGHDRRYAMDSTKISSDLGWKPMISFDEGIQKTIDWYRLKEFGKG
- the rfbD gene encoding dTDP-4-dehydrorhamnose reductase, whose protein sequence is MKILITGANGQLGKHLLSTLEHSHTVIGLGRNELDILNKEKVNTVISTLKPEIIIHSAAFTAVDQCELDPKKAFEINGLGTGYVAQAASNINARMFYISSDYVFDGKKNSPYNEDDEPNPISAYGMSKWLGEKLVQKFNNGTIIRTSWLYGHDGGNFVKTMIKLGQENKELKVVDDQIGSPTYVNDLADVIIRLFYKESKIYHVSNTDACTWYEFARTIFEEKGYNPELIIPTTTLEYGALAPRPSYSILGHEAILEENIDLPRPWKEALKDFLRKEREL
- a CDS encoding dTDP-4-dehydrorhamnose 3,5-epimerase family protein, translating into MIDGVKVKKLVKYCDDRGFFAELVRDDEPELLSKFGQASWSMSYPGVIKAFHYHEKQDDLWFFPSGSAQVVLYDLRDYSPTYGETEVYYMGENNPILLLIPSGVAHGYRVLGNQPATIIYFTTESYNANLPDEKRINWDSPEINFNWKTKFR
- a CDS encoding glycosyltransferase; this translates as MFTGYLKFEGKELEFKQELFNNVKNNFTYEFWIKPQRTIKLSLQSSGGITGTAGQSYIIGPGHPGKERANESGAGVSVGTNGVSVYEHSHNNLPSLLTHNSFINNWVHIAIVFEDKTPSLYINGNFVKKGLKSTKKNIYASGSIGGLNPYGYFVGLANCIRVWNYSRTQSEIKLDYRKKMIGNEKGLVLNLNYNQPAAAKADENFKKNLKSLTNKARLPYSQKFHKRKDTIANNNLLEDFPLSAIDKTLNEARYLSLFRNVTVDVIIPIYNSYELTKKCIESVFENADLPYNLILINDASTDKRISMFLEKIKISSAYKNLINLEIIHNENNLGYVRSVNKGLLITKNHPIILNSDTEIPPNSFRRLIFPILIDMKISSVTPFSNSATICSFPNFNEDNDLPFNMTAKEVDYYFSKYSISKGIEIPTGVGFCMALNRNVINMIGVFDDITFGKGYAEENDWCMRARRYGYKNVLAPNLFVYHKHGASFNLMPGSKQKLLAENLKRLNRRYPNYPKLINDFIINDPMKDIRDFIISIMFADKYSKRKGTLFINHNLGGGTSLYQSNLIKNIGDDQRVYTLVKESDHLILTDHNHVKPIIYKLRINKLNGLNFKKLLNAFKIDVIFINHLIGYPIRKMFNLIKNSLVDYYFFIHDFYAACPSYNLIDNKNTFCNTQTDPSICQGCVKKLFPKQNINIVEWRNEHHAFLKGAKKIFVPSNSTKDIILKYYKDLDIEVKDHSIDHSVKYTFKESFTKTQNLNIAFVGAINFAKGSKIIYELKDLIIKHKLPINIKVIGFTDSHNKAFSSNGGRFEITGKYDVGRLSEILAQKQISLAVISSIWPETYSYTTSELMLSGYPIITSKIGAPAERVKKYDGGWVLDNMTSSELLSLLKRIVNNRQEVVQKASNLKELQHRKNL
- a CDS encoding surface carbohydrate biosynthesis protein, giving the protein MAKKYLYLPIEAKTRELDAKLLLTYYAIKSNYNVVLGDHTPIFQHLHLLPKGIIFSKGHPDGDARKGHMANARKKGYTLVELDEEGLIFGPKYTRFGNDDKYLRILEHVYCWGRDSKENITKIFPSHQEKFHITGHPRFDLLKEKYRELYKDEVKMIKQKYGDFILVNTRFTRYNHFQNGFNHSEKYIKSLYEHFQKLIKVLSKKYPHLNIVVRPHIHESLTPYINEFKPYKNVFVVHDGSVGQWIMASSLVIHNSCTTGIEAFLLDKPVISYLPINHKTENNTLPNMVTEKAFNLEQILHFINIAHLSGDKPEKKRLLSHYYAAGNTYAYENIIHLLNKLNVAEENSVKDSTIQALSSKIGKHTMTSEEEIKSFFERLDSIENSKQKISIKSLAPDLFEIKSLN